One genomic segment of Vibrio penaeicida includes these proteins:
- the moeA gene encoding molybdopterin molybdotransferase MoeA: MGCCDAPGLMPIEDAMNKMLGSVSPLTRTQTMSIADACGFVLAEPIHSPIHVPPFHNSAMDGYAIRRADLSQNAMMPVSGKSFAGQPFVGHWDKGGCIRIMTGAEIPEGCDAVIMQENTQILKDGTVEFLQTDVELNNNIRPIGEDIRQGDLVLESGHRLTPRDIPMIASLGIANVSIFEKPKVAFFSTGDELKTVGTKLEAGQIYDSNRYGIKELILNFGCDAIDLGIIPDCPETLKSTFIHAQQQADVVVTSGGVSVGEADYTKDILEELGEIGFWKLAIKPGKPFAYGKLDSAYFCGLPGNPVSAMLTMYVLVQPLLAKIAGHSQWQAPESIPAITRSRFKKTPGRTDYQRAIYSIENGQFFVESTGNQSSGAFRSMSLSNCFAVLERDRSTVEQGETVQIQLFNQTLY; this comes from the coding sequence ATGGGTTGTTGTGACGCGCCGGGTCTGATGCCAATCGAAGATGCAATGAACAAAATGCTGGGCTCTGTTTCCCCCTTAACGCGAACTCAAACGATGTCTATTGCCGATGCGTGTGGATTTGTTTTAGCTGAACCCATTCATTCTCCAATCCATGTCCCCCCATTTCACAATTCTGCAATGGACGGCTACGCTATCCGCCGAGCGGACTTGTCTCAAAACGCAATGATGCCTGTGTCGGGTAAGTCATTTGCCGGGCAACCTTTTGTCGGTCATTGGGACAAAGGTGGCTGCATTCGAATCATGACCGGTGCGGAAATACCTGAAGGTTGCGATGCCGTCATCATGCAAGAAAACACGCAGATACTTAAAGATGGCACTGTAGAATTTCTGCAAACCGATGTAGAACTGAATAACAACATCCGTCCAATAGGCGAAGACATTCGCCAAGGTGATTTAGTTCTTGAATCAGGGCATCGATTAACCCCTAGAGATATCCCAATGATCGCCTCGTTAGGCATTGCGAATGTCAGTATATTTGAAAAACCAAAAGTGGCATTCTTTTCGACAGGCGACGAGCTTAAAACCGTCGGTACGAAGTTAGAAGCTGGGCAGATATACGACAGCAATCGCTACGGTATAAAAGAACTCATTTTAAATTTTGGCTGCGACGCCATAGATTTAGGCATTATTCCTGATTGCCCAGAAACATTAAAATCAACATTCATTCATGCGCAACAACAAGCGGATGTTGTGGTCACCTCAGGGGGTGTCAGTGTAGGTGAAGCGGATTATACAAAAGACATTTTAGAAGAATTAGGTGAAATCGGGTTTTGGAAACTGGCTATCAAACCTGGAAAGCCATTTGCTTACGGGAAATTAGACAGCGCTTATTTTTGTGGTCTTCCGGGCAACCCTGTTTCAGCTATGCTTACCATGTATGTTCTTGTGCAGCCTTTACTCGCTAAGATCGCAGGTCATTCTCAATGGCAAGCACCAGAATCCATACCCGCAATCACTCGTTCGCGCTTTAAAAAGACCCCTGGCAGAACCGATTATCAGCGAGCTATTTACAGTATCGAAAATGGTCAGTTTTTCGTTGAATCAACAGGAAACCAAAGTTCTGGTGCATTTCGTTCCATGAGTTTGTCAAACTGCTTTGCCGTTTTGGAACGTGACCGAAGCACGGTAGAACAAGGCGAAACCGTTCAGATTCAGCTGTTTAACCAAACGTTATACTAA
- a CDS encoding methyl-accepting chemotaxis protein, producing the protein MNIKSRLILLGLVSILGVATILGVSTISSKNVGELSEARTKLSDLQVSLLMLRRNEKDFLLRKDMKYLDKFNKNADNFLAINAQIASSLKSYDIPYPNQLITDLDIYKKSFSNMVSSFKTLGLKETEGLLGNFNAEYDRLFDSSDDMGKLALDTFHHAVSKGKYDPSLLGNYGSNELKNSAQKVVSQLEVIGLKYNVGMLGQVRSGSHKIEKQFKATAEILKTGVATYEEKNMQIKWGISFVIILIIVGAVTQISMSINTMMNKLLTTIQEISETNNIGMRVDINGKSELSELGNYFNHLLESIEKLVSGSQVKSKALFSSTESMHSQLQGVIEQFDTQAEHTTSMATSVQEMVSTISEISESTAVAAEGVNQAANNARSGRDVVSSTVDNINGLSGTLANSQASITSLNQHVDQIGGAVVMIQEIAEQTNLLALNAAIEAARAGEQGRGFAVVADEVRALASRTHQSTEEITSVVTAIQSQMSTVVTDIETCNAQGEQTKQYSQTLDDSFTQIISDMDTIQSNSERIASAIEEQGIVMNQVSGSITELQAISDNNIHSAKQCMEEVDGVSSQAHEMDEAVAQFKTR; encoded by the coding sequence ATGAATATTAAGTCTCGACTAATACTTTTGGGATTGGTTTCAATCCTTGGCGTTGCGACCATTTTAGGTGTATCTACCATTTCAAGTAAAAATGTAGGTGAATTAAGCGAAGCTAGAACGAAACTTTCAGACCTACAAGTCAGCCTGCTAATGCTGAGAAGAAACGAGAAAGACTTCCTTCTTCGCAAAGATATGAAGTACCTTGATAAATTCAACAAAAACGCAGATAACTTTCTAGCAATTAACGCTCAAATCGCGTCCAGCCTTAAAAGTTATGACATCCCCTACCCTAACCAACTTATTACAGATTTGGATATCTATAAGAAGAGCTTTAGTAACATGGTTTCTTCTTTCAAGACCTTGGGTCTAAAGGAAACTGAGGGGTTGCTGGGTAACTTCAATGCCGAATACGATCGTCTGTTCGATTCATCAGACGACATGGGTAAACTTGCTTTAGATACCTTTCATCATGCCGTTTCAAAAGGCAAATATGACCCTTCACTTCTCGGAAATTACGGCAGCAACGAGCTGAAAAATTCTGCGCAAAAAGTAGTGAGTCAATTGGAAGTTATTGGTCTTAAATACAATGTTGGTATGCTTGGTCAAGTGCGTTCTGGATCCCATAAGATTGAGAAACAATTTAAAGCGACTGCAGAAATTCTCAAAACAGGTGTAGCTACATACGAAGAGAAAAACATGCAAATAAAATGGGGGATCTCGTTTGTTATTATCCTCATTATTGTAGGTGCCGTTACGCAGATTTCTATGTCCATCAATACAATGATGAATAAGCTTCTCACAACAATTCAGGAAATCTCCGAAACCAACAATATCGGCATGCGTGTCGATATCAATGGTAAAAGCGAACTTTCAGAATTAGGTAATTACTTTAACCACTTACTTGAAAGCATTGAAAAGCTCGTTTCTGGTTCTCAAGTTAAATCCAAAGCATTGTTTAGCAGCACCGAAAGTATGCACTCTCAACTTCAGGGTGTGATTGAGCAATTTGATACTCAAGCTGAACACACAACATCAATGGCGACGTCTGTACAAGAAATGGTATCTACGATCAGTGAGATTTCCGAAAGTACTGCGGTTGCCGCTGAAGGTGTTAACCAAGCCGCAAACAATGCGAGATCAGGTAGAGATGTTGTAAGCAGCACAGTTGATAACATCAATGGTCTTTCTGGTACGTTAGCAAATAGCCAAGCTTCGATAACTTCGCTTAACCAACACGTAGACCAGATTGGTGGCGCTGTTGTTATGATTCAAGAAATAGCGGAGCAAACTAACTTATTGGCACTAAACGCTGCTATCGAAGCGGCGCGTGCAGGTGAGCAAGGCCGTGGATTTGCAGTTGTAGCCGACGAAGTAAGAGCACTCGCTAGCCGTACTCACCAATCGACTGAGGAAATCACCTCTGTGGTTACAGCAATTCAATCTCAGATGTCCACGGTAGTCACAGACATTGAGACGTGCAATGCCCAAGGTGAGCAAACGAAGCAATATTCACAAACGCTGGATGATAGCTTTACTCAAATCATCAGTGACATGGATACAATACAAAGTAATTCAGAACGTATTGCCTCAGCGATAGAAGAACAAGGTATTGTAATGAATCAAGTCAGTGGTTCGATTACCGAGTTGCAAGCCATTTCAGATAACAACATCCATTCTGCAAAACAATGTATGGAAGAAGTAGATGGCGTATCTAGCCAAGCTCACGAAATGGATGAAGCAGTAGCCCAGTTTAAAACAAGGTAA
- a CDS encoding MBL fold metallo-hydrolase has protein sequence MMKQQLLATSILLASVSFGANAELELIGDTKPLQLHVFNAGEDSFNVKSVLVTGEKEAVLIDGLFKQSDAHRLVADILDLGKELKTVYVSHSDPDYYFGLEVIKEAFPNAKIVSTESTANAIAKKLNGKLSVWGPQLGMNAPSHPVIPSVLDGNEILLEGHKLSIEGLDKEYKARSYVWIPEIKAVVGGINVAGGEHVWMADTPTPASRDLWKQALKSIKDLKPEVVVPGHATKGVEFSMSSVDFTQQYLNHFEKAVGSSKDSKEVIAKMDKQYPEFGKGFTLELGSQVAMGERTW, from the coding sequence ATGATGAAACAACAATTGCTCGCGACTTCCATACTTCTTGCTTCCGTTTCTTTTGGCGCCAATGCTGAATTGGAATTGATAGGCGATACTAAGCCGCTTCAACTTCATGTATTTAATGCCGGAGAAGACAGCTTCAACGTGAAGTCTGTGTTGGTCACTGGCGAAAAAGAAGCCGTGCTCATTGATGGGTTATTTAAACAATCTGATGCTCACAGATTAGTTGCCGATATTCTGGACCTCGGAAAAGAGCTCAAAACAGTGTATGTAAGCCACAGTGACCCAGATTACTACTTTGGTTTGGAGGTGATTAAAGAAGCCTTCCCGAATGCAAAGATCGTTTCAACTGAGTCTACAGCAAACGCAATAGCGAAAAAACTGAATGGAAAGCTGTCTGTTTGGGGACCTCAGCTGGGTATGAATGCCCCTTCCCATCCAGTCATCCCGTCTGTATTGGATGGAAACGAAATCTTACTCGAAGGGCACAAGCTGAGTATCGAAGGGCTAGACAAGGAATATAAAGCGCGCAGTTATGTTTGGATTCCTGAGATAAAAGCAGTAGTTGGTGGTATCAATGTCGCTGGCGGAGAGCACGTTTGGATGGCAGATACGCCGACACCAGCATCACGCGATTTATGGAAGCAAGCGCTTAAATCAATTAAAGACCTAAAACCAGAAGTTGTTGTACCTGGGCATGCAACAAAAGGTGTGGAATTCTCGATGTCGTCTGTCGATTTTACACAGCAATATTTGAATCATTTTGAAAAAGCGGTCGGTTCAAGTAAAGACAGCAAAGAAGTGATTGCTAAAATGGACAAACAGTACCCAGAATTTGGAAAAGGATTCACGTTAGAGCTGGGTTCTCAAGTCGCTATGGGCGAGCGCACCTGGTAA
- the moeB gene encoding molybdopterin-synthase adenylyltransferase MoeB → MDILTDSEMLRYNRQIILKNFDFEGQEALKLSSVLILGAGGLGCAASQYLATAGIGNITLIDDDQVELSNLQRQVLHTDEDIGLDKVKSAQSSLENLNPHIRVQAINKRLGDEDLAELVQSHTVVLDCSDNVTTRNQLNQLCYKSKTPLVSGAAIRMEGLVSVFTYQENDACYECLSALFGDQALTCVEAGIMAPVVGIIGATQSLEAIKVISNYGKPCVGKLLTFDALSLSWREMKLAKCPTCSTCN, encoded by the coding sequence ATGGATATTCTTACCGACAGCGAAATGCTTCGCTATAACCGTCAAATTATCTTGAAGAATTTTGATTTTGAGGGTCAAGAAGCACTCAAGCTCTCTTCTGTTCTTATTCTTGGAGCAGGTGGATTAGGCTGCGCCGCCTCTCAGTACCTTGCTACTGCCGGTATTGGAAACATTACATTAATCGATGATGATCAGGTCGAGCTTTCAAACTTACAGCGTCAGGTACTCCACACTGACGAAGACATTGGGCTTGATAAGGTAAAATCGGCACAATCTTCGTTAGAAAATTTGAATCCACATATTCGTGTTCAAGCCATAAACAAAAGACTTGGTGATGAGGATCTTGCTGAATTAGTGCAATCTCACACGGTTGTGTTAGATTGCAGTGACAACGTCACCACACGAAATCAACTTAATCAACTCTGCTACAAATCTAAAACCCCTTTAGTTTCTGGTGCTGCGATACGAATGGAAGGGCTTGTCTCTGTTTTCACTTACCAAGAAAATGATGCCTGCTATGAATGCTTGAGTGCGTTGTTTGGTGATCAGGCACTCACGTGTGTCGAAGCCGGAATTATGGCACCAGTAGTCGGTATTATTGGCGCAACTCAGTCGTTAGAAGCAATCAAGGTCATCTCCAATTACGGAAAACCTTGCGTTGGAAAACTCCTCACTTTTGATGCTCTTTCTCTTTCTTGGAGAGAAATGAAACTCGCGAAATGCCCAACTTGCAGTACTTGTAATTAG
- the folE gene encoding GTP cyclohydrolase I FolE, whose product MPGLSESALLVQKALVEKGIETPMLPNKVSREEKKARIENHMREILQLLELDLSDDSLEETPRRIAKMYVDEVFSGLDYKNFPKITVIENKMACSEMVRVKDITVTSTCEHHLVTIDGKAAVAYIPRKKIIGLSKINRIVRFFAQRPQVQERMTQQVLVALQTLLETDDVAITMDAVHYCVKSRGVMDATSETTTTALGGIFKSNPATRHEFLHGLR is encoded by the coding sequence ATGCCTGGTTTGAGTGAATCAGCACTGTTAGTTCAGAAAGCGCTAGTAGAGAAGGGCATTGAGACTCCAATGTTGCCAAACAAAGTGAGTCGCGAAGAGAAAAAAGCGCGTATTGAAAATCATATGCGTGAAATCCTTCAACTTCTTGAACTGGATCTCTCTGATGATAGCCTTGAAGAAACACCGCGTCGAATTGCTAAAATGTACGTTGATGAAGTGTTTTCAGGATTAGACTATAAGAACTTCCCAAAAATCACAGTGATCGAAAACAAAATGGCTTGCAGTGAAATGGTGCGTGTAAAAGACATCACCGTAACAAGTACCTGTGAGCATCATTTAGTTACCATCGATGGTAAGGCAGCAGTGGCTTATATTCCGCGCAAGAAAATTATTGGTTTGTCTAAAATCAATCGCATTGTTCGTTTCTTCGCGCAGCGCCCTCAGGTGCAAGAACGTATGACACAGCAAGTACTTGTTGCTCTTCAAACATTACTCGAAACCGACGATGTTGCCATTACTATGGATGCAGTACATTACTGTGTGAAGTCTCGTGGAGTCATGGACGCAACCAGCGAAACGACTACTACGGCACTTGGTGGGATATTCAAATCGAATCCAGCAACTCGACATGAATTCCTTCATGGTTTGAGATAA
- a CDS encoding OmpA family protein produces MTRHFNLAFILLLGTLSGCTALKPPNLLETAPRSEAELIYPDWGEEEIEQPTTRMEYVQRQAAPSSVRSPSPVRSPTGRKNMTDIQNLMAYMDQNGIGYNVVPGQHPVIKLDKKIHFRTGSALVTDASQYWLSGLGRFLASQPTIKTVIDGHTDSTGSNRINDSLSDKRAMQVKILLTREQVPASNVYTRGYGKHMPSCSNLSKQGMACNRRVELMFITDK; encoded by the coding sequence ATGACAAGACATTTCAATCTGGCTTTCATTCTGCTGTTGGGAACCCTGAGTGGGTGTACCGCGCTTAAGCCACCTAATCTGTTAGAAACGGCTCCTCGTTCGGAGGCGGAACTCATCTACCCTGATTGGGGAGAAGAGGAGATCGAACAGCCAACAACTCGCATGGAATATGTCCAACGTCAGGCTGCCCCTTCATCTGTAAGAAGCCCTTCACCAGTTAGGAGCCCAACAGGTCGCAAGAACATGACTGATATTCAAAACCTGATGGCGTATATGGACCAGAATGGAATTGGGTACAATGTGGTTCCTGGACAACATCCAGTTATTAAACTCGACAAAAAAATTCATTTTAGAACAGGATCTGCGCTGGTTACGGATGCTTCACAATATTGGTTATCAGGTCTTGGTCGGTTTCTCGCTTCACAACCGACAATCAAAACTGTGATAGATGGCCATACTGATAGCACCGGAAGCAACAGGATCAATGATTCGCTTTCGGACAAGCGCGCCATGCAAGTGAAAATCCTACTCACTCGTGAGCAAGTTCCCGCTTCAAATGTTTACACCCGTGGATATGGGAAGCACATGCCGTCATGTTCCAACTTATCTAAGCAAGGAATGGCTTGTAATCGACGTGTTGAGTTGATGTTTATAACGGACAAATGA
- a CDS encoding thiol:disulfide interchange protein DsbA/DsbL codes for MLKRFYSYISLLFASVALVACTDDGVPKQGTHFELLPAALSSDLVSPVTEVFSLNCGHCRSMEKFLPEIESELSEKIGKVHVTFNESAQIGALIYYAAEMQLDTTPDHQMMDELFAAAQMGKGFTQDEIKQATEKAFTSRGLISPYDFNEEQQKTLFEHISNAETVTHQAQINAVPTFIINGKYQVVTSGHKDVKDIAKTINYLLTL; via the coding sequence ATGCTTAAACGTTTCTATTCTTACATTTCACTTTTGTTCGCTTCTGTCGCACTTGTTGCATGTACCGATGACGGAGTACCGAAGCAAGGCACCCATTTTGAATTATTACCCGCAGCGCTAAGCTCCGATCTCGTTTCCCCTGTTACTGAGGTGTTCTCTTTAAATTGTGGTCACTGCAGAAGTATGGAGAAATTCCTGCCCGAGATTGAATCTGAACTTTCAGAGAAGATTGGCAAAGTTCACGTCACCTTCAACGAAAGCGCTCAAATAGGCGCACTCATTTATTACGCCGCAGAAATGCAATTGGATACAACGCCAGATCATCAAATGATGGACGAACTATTTGCAGCAGCACAAATGGGGAAAGGGTTTACTCAAGATGAAATTAAACAAGCCACAGAGAAAGCGTTTACTTCTCGCGGTTTGATTAGCCCTTACGATTTCAACGAAGAACAGCAAAAAACTTTGTTTGAGCACATTTCTAACGCAGAAACAGTGACTCACCAAGCTCAAATCAATGCTGTTCCAACGTTTATTATCAATGGCAAATATCAAGTTGTTACGTCTGGACACAAAGATGTCAAAGACATTGCCAAAACGATAAATTATCTTCTAACTCTTTAG
- a CDS encoding LruC domain-containing protein yields MKKRVVSTLTLAIMGTLPTYASASTVTPFDTCPSKAFLFQSSPIEVWGVNLVTGSTEQLNTSNPYAGNINGVGFDFGFAEGEDESEGTDKRFIYGYDTTNKKVVRVGKNYNVQDLNVTGLPSSTFFVGDVYNRTYYVYRKNSGLYKIDLTPLDSDPNATLSLDLVSENSTVNLTDFAFHPGNGKLYGVDNNTGKLHEFATDGSGTISEIGDVGQLGTFGAGYFDVDGYYYVSRNSDVISDGEVNREGGKIYRIDLTLDGNGDIDPSGITAVDFASGPTSNQNDGARCANAPIIGTDSGIDFGDAPDAYSTLLASNGPRHEIDGSTWMGVSTPDGDADAAQSPSTDNTIDTADEDGVGFVTSIEPGLDNVITVYASTSGTLNAWMDWEGNNQFTDTYDQVITDYSLTAGLNTIVLSAPITAVAGSSWSRFRFSQQSGLDYFGGSTSGEVEDHIITISDVDTREEFFPSNEGYVTLAYEDNWPETADYDMNDFVARYQIKQTLKTISGTEYIAKSVIKGTLDAVGASYRSGFAVNIPGIDNSNIDTTKTRLYHNGSLVDFDTLESTETTETTFIIIENARDAQVNSCSYFRTVKDCREDVALEFELHVSYVDPTLNGSISAMPYKPFIFGTPGYPHGSVFNTPPGRSLEIHLPDNAPTSKFDTSFFDLPGEDDSNTETGKYYKTSNNLPWAIMLFEDAEVDTQWIWPTEGTDLLEAYPNFQHYTENGGNTHTDWFEAANAVAAKCY; encoded by the coding sequence ATGAAAAAAAGAGTTGTAAGTACGCTGACACTTGCAATCATGGGCACACTGCCCACCTATGCCTCTGCAAGCACTGTCACCCCTTTTGATACCTGCCCAAGCAAGGCATTTCTATTTCAGAGTTCACCTATTGAAGTTTGGGGAGTAAACCTCGTAACAGGTTCAACTGAGCAGTTAAACACCTCAAACCCTTACGCAGGAAATATCAATGGCGTCGGATTCGATTTTGGGTTTGCGGAAGGTGAAGACGAGTCTGAGGGAACCGATAAACGATTCATTTACGGTTACGACACGACGAACAAAAAAGTGGTACGTGTTGGTAAAAACTACAATGTACAAGATCTCAATGTTACAGGGCTGCCATCAAGCACATTTTTTGTCGGTGACGTGTACAACCGAACCTATTACGTTTACAGAAAAAATAGCGGTCTGTACAAAATAGACTTAACACCGCTCGACTCCGACCCTAATGCTACTCTCTCTTTGGATCTCGTTTCTGAAAACTCTACGGTTAACTTAACCGATTTTGCTTTCCACCCTGGGAACGGCAAGCTTTATGGAGTCGATAATAATACAGGGAAACTCCACGAATTTGCGACAGATGGAAGCGGAACGATTTCAGAAATCGGCGATGTCGGTCAGTTAGGAACCTTTGGTGCTGGATACTTTGACGTCGATGGCTACTACTACGTATCACGAAATTCAGATGTAATTTCGGATGGTGAAGTTAATCGCGAAGGTGGGAAAATTTATCGAATTGATCTTACGCTCGATGGAAATGGCGACATTGACCCTAGCGGCATAACCGCTGTCGATTTTGCAAGTGGTCCTACATCCAATCAAAATGATGGTGCTCGCTGTGCTAATGCACCTATTATCGGAACAGACTCAGGTATAGATTTTGGTGATGCGCCAGACGCCTACTCTACTCTTTTAGCCTCCAATGGTCCGAGGCATGAGATTGACGGAAGTACATGGATGGGCGTATCAACACCAGATGGCGATGCCGATGCCGCGCAATCACCCAGTACAGACAACACTATTGATACTGCCGATGAAGACGGCGTTGGTTTCGTCACTTCTATTGAGCCGGGTCTAGACAACGTCATCACGGTTTACGCCTCGACGTCAGGTACATTGAATGCTTGGATGGATTGGGAAGGAAACAATCAATTTACCGACACTTACGATCAAGTTATAACCGACTATTCGTTAACCGCAGGGCTAAACACTATTGTTCTCTCTGCACCTATCACAGCCGTTGCGGGGTCCTCATGGTCTCGTTTCCGCTTTAGCCAGCAGAGTGGGCTCGACTATTTTGGGGGCTCAACATCGGGTGAGGTGGAAGATCATATCATCACTATTTCAGATGTAGACACTCGTGAGGAGTTTTTCCCGTCGAATGAAGGGTATGTCACCTTAGCGTACGAAGACAACTGGCCAGAAACCGCTGATTATGACATGAACGACTTTGTCGCCCGTTATCAGATAAAGCAGACACTCAAAACTATCAGTGGTACTGAGTACATCGCTAAATCAGTCATTAAAGGGACACTCGATGCGGTAGGTGCTAGCTACCGAAGTGGATTTGCGGTCAATATCCCTGGAATCGACAATTCCAATATCGATACGACTAAGACACGCTTGTATCACAATGGCTCACTTGTCGACTTCGATACTTTAGAGAGTACTGAAACGACAGAAACAACATTCATCATTATCGAGAATGCACGCGATGCTCAAGTCAACAGCTGCTCGTACTTTAGAACAGTGAAAGATTGTCGTGAAGACGTGGCATTGGAATTTGAACTTCATGTTAGCTACGTTGACCCCACTCTAAATGGCTCAATCTCTGCTATGCCATACAAACCCTTTATTTTTGGTACACCAGGGTATCCTCATGGCTCGGTTTTCAATACACCACCAGGACGTAGTCTAGAAATTCACTTACCGGATAACGCACCCACAAGTAAGTTTGATACTAGTTTCTTCGACTTGCCAGGGGAAGACGACAGCAACACAGAAACAGGGAAATACTACAAAACAAGTAATAATCTGCCGTGGGCAATCATGCTCTTCGAAGATGCGGAAGTCGACACTCAATGGATCTGGCCAACGGAAGGCACCGATCTATTAGAAGCCTATCCTAATTTCCAGCATTACACCGAAAATGGTGGTAACACACACACAGATTGGTTCGAAGCGGCAAATGCCGTTGCTGCGAAATGTTACTAA
- a CDS encoding FKBP-type peptidyl-prolyl cis-trans isomerase, producing MSKLVFPIIIFVLAAFFIYRTWTNHKASDANFKLGQDFLMQNEQRDGVKTTETGLQYEVITAGSGEINPTATSQVKVHYHGTLIDGTVFDSSVDRGEPISFPLNRVIKGWQEGVQLMVVGDKFRFYIPSNLAYGKNGSGPIPPAATLIFEVELLSIN from the coding sequence GTGTCTAAGTTAGTTTTTCCGATCATTATTTTTGTCCTTGCCGCCTTTTTCATCTATCGCACATGGACAAACCATAAAGCGTCAGATGCCAATTTCAAATTGGGTCAAGACTTCTTAATGCAAAACGAACAGAGAGACGGTGTAAAAACAACCGAAACCGGTTTGCAATATGAAGTAATTACCGCTGGTAGTGGCGAAATAAACCCAACAGCGACTAGCCAAGTAAAAGTGCATTACCACGGCACGTTGATTGACGGTACGGTATTTGATAGTTCCGTTGATCGTGGAGAGCCGATCTCCTTTCCTTTAAACAGAGTCATTAAAGGTTGGCAAGAAGGCGTTCAGCTAATGGTTGTTGGCGACAAATTCCGATTTTATATCCCGAGTAATCTCGCCTATGGGAAAAATGGGTCTGGTCCTATTCCACCAGCGGCAACACTGATCTTTGAAGTGGAATTGCTCTCCATTAATTAA
- a CDS encoding LysR family transcriptional regulator, protein MNVKGVGRDLFKLVVFAHVVRTGSFTKAADTLEISRSVVSKHIDDLEDSLSVRLLNRTTRTVSLTDVGKMIYQHAENIIGEYSEISSRSNSEHTAISGSVRISMAVDFGATTLTPILAEIKRSHPSLHMEIIFDNRTVNLLEDNIDIAIRVGWLKQENYPVRKIGSTEHWICASSSFEKKSKNLTPNSLVKLPWIQNSQLSKQIAFTTPEQSKVISEPAATMTCNTAQATRLMVLESLGLSLFPAFYVHEDVESGRMIRMLKEYTLRPVDIFAIFPAHPIPFKSRFLVDTIAEKLRKLPMIAA, encoded by the coding sequence ATGAATGTGAAAGGCGTTGGCCGAGATTTATTTAAGCTAGTGGTGTTTGCCCATGTCGTTCGGACAGGGTCATTTACCAAAGCAGCGGATACGTTGGAAATAAGCCGATCGGTTGTAAGCAAACATATTGATGATTTAGAAGACAGCTTGTCTGTTCGTCTGTTAAACAGAACAACCCGAACCGTTAGCCTGACAGATGTTGGCAAGATGATTTATCAACACGCTGAAAACATCATTGGCGAATACAGTGAAATTTCTTCACGCTCAAACAGTGAACATACTGCCATTAGCGGCAGTGTAAGAATTAGCATGGCTGTCGACTTCGGCGCGACAACTTTAACGCCGATTCTTGCCGAAATTAAACGTTCGCATCCATCGTTACATATGGAGATCATATTCGATAACCGAACGGTAAATCTGCTCGAAGATAACATTGACATCGCTATACGAGTCGGTTGGCTAAAACAAGAGAACTATCCGGTTAGAAAAATAGGCTCTACTGAGCATTGGATATGCGCTTCCTCTTCTTTTGAAAAAAAATCGAAAAACTTAACGCCTAACTCCTTGGTGAAATTGCCTTGGATACAGAACAGTCAACTCTCTAAGCAAATCGCATTTACGACACCAGAACAAAGTAAAGTTATCAGCGAACCTGCCGCTACAATGACATGCAACACAGCCCAAGCAACCCGTTTGATGGTACTAGAAAGCCTTGGGTTAAGTTTGTTTCCAGCGTTCTATGTGCATGAAGACGTAGAAAGCGGGCGCATGATAAGAATGCTAAAAGAATACACACTAAGACCGGTTGATATATTCGCTATTTTTCCTGCCCACCCAATTCCTTTTAAATCTAGGTTCTTGGTTGACACTATTGCAGAAAAACTTCGAAAAC